A window from Leptospira meyeri encodes these proteins:
- a CDS encoding kelch repeat-containing protein, with product MKFIKSSFFFIFFLIWNCSNPLTEGGKANNAKVEWQLVANLSTNSAVVTWKCSGKVPGFLVTTGPNYNNVDTSFLDNEVHAVVLSNLVTDSDYKYVPSCGTKEIGIGIPSTFKTLSDNAVIFRRSIWIVGGIGSDKNAVSEIDYFDPVENIWHSAVTNVPTPRLNAQIVSFKNKIYVIGGIVKNGAVYTMSRLVEAYDPLTNTWNRNLSDIPSTLQGGVIGSFDEEIVILGGTTTTDMTTGTIFNTIYKFYPNIGNTGTWVSLLSSTNIFPRIDMAGCTYNGSLVFTGGRFYSDGLAYATTDAYAPSLNSTSGKIEASISLARHGSGYACYRPISTDPFPTDTPALFIAGGSTGTNISQPVTAVTNSNRFEYSYLGTASNAFVTGSNTPIALYYPAMEVSYEKRKLYLFGGASEFNLPVDQVYSLDLANPGGNPWVPESINMPRSRFGHKAIILSR from the coding sequence ATGAAATTTATTAAATCATCATTTTTCTTTATATTCTTTTTGATTTGGAATTGTTCAAATCCGCTGACTGAGGGAGGAAAAGCTAACAATGCTAAGGTTGAATGGCAATTAGTTGCCAATTTATCAACTAACTCAGCGGTAGTGACCTGGAAATGCTCGGGCAAGGTTCCTGGTTTTTTAGTTACTACAGGACCTAATTACAATAATGTTGATACATCCTTTTTAGACAATGAAGTTCATGCAGTTGTCCTCTCCAACTTGGTTACAGATTCGGATTACAAATATGTTCCTTCCTGCGGAACCAAAGAGATCGGTATTGGTATTCCATCAACTTTTAAAACTCTCTCGGATAATGCAGTTATATTCCGTCGGAGTATCTGGATTGTAGGAGGAATTGGTTCTGATAAAAATGCAGTAAGTGAAATTGATTATTTTGATCCAGTTGAAAATATTTGGCACTCAGCTGTTACAAATGTTCCGACACCAAGGCTCAATGCTCAAATAGTATCGTTCAAAAACAAAATCTATGTAATTGGCGGAATTGTCAAAAACGGTGCAGTTTATACAATGAGTCGATTAGTTGAAGCTTATGACCCACTAACTAATACTTGGAATCGAAATCTGTCCGATATCCCCTCTACTCTGCAAGGAGGCGTCATTGGTTCCTTTGATGAAGAAATAGTCATTTTAGGAGGAACCACTACTACTGATATGACCACTGGTACAATTTTTAATACTATTTATAAGTTTTACCCAAACATCGGAAATACTGGGACTTGGGTAAGTTTATTATCTAGCACGAACATTTTTCCAAGAATTGATATGGCTGGGTGCACTTACAACGGAAGTTTAGTTTTTACTGGTGGAAGATTCTATTCCGATGGTCTTGCTTATGCAACTACAGATGCCTATGCTCCATCACTCAATTCAACATCAGGTAAAATTGAAGCATCTATTTCCCTAGCTCGTCACGGCTCAGGGTATGCGTGTTATCGACCTATTTCCACAGATCCATTCCCAACTGACACTCCCGCATTATTCATTGCAGGAGGTTCTACTGGAACGAATATTTCTCAACCAGTCACTGCTGTAACAAATTCGAATCGATTTGAGTATTCATATTTGGGAACCGCCTCTAATGCTTTTGTCACAGGATCAAATACTCCTATAGCTCTTTATTATCCTGCGATGGAAGTTTCCTATGAGAAAAGGAAACTATATCTATTCGGTGGTGCATCAGAATTCAACCTACCTGTTGATCAAGTATACTCTCTTGATTTAGCAAATCCTGGCGGGAATCCGTGGGTTCCTGAATCAATCAATATGCCGAGAAGTCGCTTCGGTCATAAAGCGATTATCTTAAGTAGGTAA
- a CDS encoding LA_3334 family protein, which translates to MNRSTLSLLTILNIFFLGIFAIPTYPAELRFPNGEVFHTEFVYEDERLLVVRFKGSEYKVPKKDLEYYDLVNKRQLNNSYKIAILSLKNGSVIKGTIADKSKDEVIIKSELGFLTINKNEIKNDVSETDERPEFPIIYLANDKLDNQTRVGGSITYLPLFPPLGNQTPPLYGVSMFTEPAFLRFKNTYQLGFKFEYLQSTGPINEITTQSGYVYLHQSKIFQSNPLLDFYGIVGIGISSISFRFDQNNSIIGQNPSAYIELGWQGLKYGHSFYRIGWKNLCFFEIEKIHCGSGLEMSGGINF; encoded by the coding sequence ATGAACCGAAGCACATTATCTCTGTTAACAATATTAAATATCTTTTTCCTAGGTATTTTCGCCATCCCAACCTATCCTGCCGAACTACGATTTCCAAATGGAGAAGTCTTCCATACGGAATTCGTTTATGAAGATGAACGTCTGCTTGTTGTCAGATTTAAGGGTTCTGAGTATAAAGTCCCTAAAAAAGATCTTGAATATTATGATTTAGTTAACAAGAGACAGCTAAATAATTCCTACAAAATTGCAATTTTATCGTTAAAAAATGGAAGTGTGATCAAAGGAACCATCGCAGACAAAAGCAAAGATGAGGTGATTATTAAGTCAGAACTGGGATTTTTGACAATAAATAAGAATGAAATCAAGAACGACGTGTCAGAAACCGACGAGCGTCCAGAATTTCCGATTATTTACCTAGCAAATGATAAACTTGATAACCAAACAAGAGTTGGAGGGAGCATTACATATTTGCCACTATTCCCGCCGTTAGGCAATCAAACTCCGCCGCTTTATGGAGTATCTATGTTTACCGAACCAGCTTTTTTACGTTTTAAAAATACGTATCAATTGGGCTTTAAGTTTGAGTATTTACAGTCCACTGGTCCAATCAATGAAATTACAACTCAATCTGGCTACGTTTACCTCCATCAATCCAAAATCTTTCAATCAAATCCTCTATTAGATTTTTATGGAATTGTAGGTATAGGAATCTCATCTATTTCCTTTCGCTTTGATCAGAACAATTCTATAATAGGGCAAAATCCATCTGCATATATCGAATTAGGCTGGCAGGGTCTTAAATATGGACATTCGTTCTATCGCATCGGCTGGAAGAACTTGTGCTTTTTTGAAATAGAAAAAATCCATTGTGGTTCGGGGCTGGAAATGTCAGGAGGAATCAATTTCTAA